From the Malaclemys terrapin pileata isolate rMalTer1 chromosome 13, rMalTer1.hap1, whole genome shotgun sequence genome, one window contains:
- the IER3 gene encoding radiation-inducible immediate-early gene IEX-1, whose amino-acid sequence MNALYGATSMCLACEPRMPALPRAEPPSKGTGPQYFTFDPLPAMSETPSRRNPARGRKRLRKVLYPPVVKRYYPAKERSQAKRLLFILLTIIFFQVYNTDENLALGPEQGVPNCSVESGGSGCETPLPEVLPTPPEVPEVANATSLHEAADSTMEISQFLEQNPAAF is encoded by the exons ATGAACGCGCTGTACGGCGCCACCAGCATGTGCTTAGCTTGCGAGCCCCGGATGCCCGCCCTGCCCAGAGCCgagccccccagcaagggcaccGGCCCCCAGTACTTCACCTTCGACCCCCTGCCTGCGATGAGCGAGACCCCTTCCCGCAGGAACCCAGCCCGGGGCAGGAAACGACTGCGCAAAGTGCTCTACCCCCCCGTG GTGAAACGCTACTATCCAGCCAAGGAGCGCAGCCAGGCCAAGCGTCTGCTCTTCATCCTCCTCACCATCATCTTCTTCCAAGTCTATAACACCGACGAAAACctggccctggggcccgagcAGGGGGTCCCCAACTGCTCTGTAGAGAGCGGGGGCTCCGGCTGCGAGACCCCCCTCCCAGAAGTGCTCCCGACGCCCCCGGAGGTCCCAGAGGTGGCCAACGCTACCAGTTTGCACGAGGCTGCCGACTCCACCATGGAAATCAGCCAATTCCTGGAGCAGAATCCAGCCGCTTTCTGA
- the FLOT1 gene encoding flotillin-1 isoform X1, whose amino-acid sequence MFFTCGPNEAMVVSGFCRSPPVMVAGGRVFVLPCIQQIQRISLNTLTLNVKSEKVYTRHGVPISVTGIAQVKIQGQNKEMLAAACQMFLGKSESEITHIALETLEGHQRAIMAHMTVEEIYKDRKKFSEQVFKVASSDLVNMGISVVSYTLKDIHDDQDYLHSLGKARTAQVQKDARMGEAEAKRDAGIKEAKAKQEKLSAQYLSEIEMAKAQRDYELKKATYDIEVNTRKAESDLAYQLQVAKTKQKIEEQKMQVLVVERTQQIQLQEQEIIRKEHELEATIKKPAEAERYRLEKLAEAQRCQLIMQAEAEAESLRVKGEAQAFAIEAKARADAEQMAKKAEAFQQYQDAAMVDMLLEKLPQVAEEISKPLSAVKKITMVSSGSEGVGAAKMTGEVLEIMSKLPDTVEKLTGISISQMSQKKPGRMS is encoded by the exons ATGTTCTTTACGTGTGGCCCCAATGAGGCCATGGTGGTCTCGG gcTTCTGCCGCAGCCCCCCAGTGATGGTGGCAGGGGGCCGGGTCTTCGTCCTCCCCTGCATCCAGCAGATCCAGAG GATCTCCTTGAACACGCTGACCCTGAACGTGAAGAGTGAGAAGGTTTATACCCGGCACGGGGTCCCCATCTCTGTCACCGGCATCGCCCAG GTGAAGATACAGGGCCAGAACAAGGAGATGCTGGCGGCTGCCTGCCAGATGTTCCTCGGCAAGTCGGAGAGCGAGATCACCCACATCGCGCTGGAGACGCTGGAGGGGCATCAGCGGGCCATCATGGCCCACATGACTGTGGAG GAAATCTACAAGGATCGGAAGAAGTTCTCAGAGCAGGTTTTTAAAGTGGCCTCTTCAGACCTGGTCAACATGGGCATCAGCGTGGTGAGCTACACGCTCAAGGACATTCACGATGACCAG GATTATCTGCACTCGCTGGGGAAAGCCAGGACCGCCCAGGTGCAGAAAGACGCCCGGATGGGGGAAGCTGAGGCCAAGAGAGACGCCGGCATCAAG GAGGCCAAGGCgaagcaggagaagctctctgcCCAGTACTTAAGCGAGATCGAGATGGCCAAGGCGCAGCGGGACTACGAGCTGAAGAAAGCCACCTACGATATCGAGGTGAACACCCGCAAGGCCGAGTCCGACCTGGCCTATCAGCTGCAG GTGGCCAAGACCAAGCAGAAGATCGAGGAGCAGAAGATGCAGGTGCTGGTGGTGGAGCGGACCCAGCAGATCCAGCTGCAGGAGCAGGAAATCATCCGCAAGGAGCACGAGCTGGAGGCCACGATCAAGAAGCCGGCCGaggccgagcgctaccggctggAGAAGCTGGCGGAGGCCCAGAG gtgCCAACTCATCATGCAGGCGGAGGCTGAAGCAGAGTCCCTGAGG gtgAAGGGGGAGGCGCAGGCGTTCGCCATCGAAGCTAAGGCGCGGGCGGACGCCGAGCAGATGGCCAAGAAGGCGGAGGCGTTCCAGCAGTACCAGGACGCCGCCATGGTCGACATGCTGCTGGAGAAGCTGCCCCAG gtggcGGAGGAGATCAGCAAGCCGCTGAGCGCGGTGAAGAAGATCACCATGGTGTCGAGTGGGAGCGAGGGCGTGGGCGCGGCCAAGATGACTGGGGAGGTGCTGGAAATCATGAGCAAACTCCCGGACACTGTGGAGAAACTCACCGGCATCAGCATCTCCCAG ATGAGTCAGAAGAAGCCGGGGCGAATGTCCTAG
- the FLOT1 gene encoding flotillin-1 isoform X2, which produces MFFTCGPNEAMVVSGFCRSPPVMVAGGRVFVLPCIQQIQRISLNTLTLNVKSEKVYTRHGVPISVTGIAQVKIQGQNKEMLAAACQMFLGKSESEITHIALETLEGHQRAIMAHMTVEEIYKDRKKFSEQVFKVASSDLVNMGISVVSYTLKDIHDDQDYLHSLGKARTAQVQKDARMGEAEAKRDAGIKEAKAKQEKLSAQYLSEIEMAKAQRDYELKKATYDIEVNTRKAESDLAYQLQVAKTKQKIEEQKMQVLVVERTQQIQLQEQEIIRKEHELEATIKKPAEAERYRLEKLAEAQRCQLIMQAEAEAESLRVKGEAQAFAIEAKARADAEQMAKKAEAFQQYQDAAMVDMLLEKLPQVAEEISKPLSAVKKITMVSSGSEGVGAAKMTGEVLEIMSKLPDTVEKLTGISISQGVQRRP; this is translated from the exons ATGTTCTTTACGTGTGGCCCCAATGAGGCCATGGTGGTCTCGG gcTTCTGCCGCAGCCCCCCAGTGATGGTGGCAGGGGGCCGGGTCTTCGTCCTCCCCTGCATCCAGCAGATCCAGAG GATCTCCTTGAACACGCTGACCCTGAACGTGAAGAGTGAGAAGGTTTATACCCGGCACGGGGTCCCCATCTCTGTCACCGGCATCGCCCAG GTGAAGATACAGGGCCAGAACAAGGAGATGCTGGCGGCTGCCTGCCAGATGTTCCTCGGCAAGTCGGAGAGCGAGATCACCCACATCGCGCTGGAGACGCTGGAGGGGCATCAGCGGGCCATCATGGCCCACATGACTGTGGAG GAAATCTACAAGGATCGGAAGAAGTTCTCAGAGCAGGTTTTTAAAGTGGCCTCTTCAGACCTGGTCAACATGGGCATCAGCGTGGTGAGCTACACGCTCAAGGACATTCACGATGACCAG GATTATCTGCACTCGCTGGGGAAAGCCAGGACCGCCCAGGTGCAGAAAGACGCCCGGATGGGGGAAGCTGAGGCCAAGAGAGACGCCGGCATCAAG GAGGCCAAGGCgaagcaggagaagctctctgcCCAGTACTTAAGCGAGATCGAGATGGCCAAGGCGCAGCGGGACTACGAGCTGAAGAAAGCCACCTACGATATCGAGGTGAACACCCGCAAGGCCGAGTCCGACCTGGCCTATCAGCTGCAG GTGGCCAAGACCAAGCAGAAGATCGAGGAGCAGAAGATGCAGGTGCTGGTGGTGGAGCGGACCCAGCAGATCCAGCTGCAGGAGCAGGAAATCATCCGCAAGGAGCACGAGCTGGAGGCCACGATCAAGAAGCCGGCCGaggccgagcgctaccggctggAGAAGCTGGCGGAGGCCCAGAG gtgCCAACTCATCATGCAGGCGGAGGCTGAAGCAGAGTCCCTGAGG gtgAAGGGGGAGGCGCAGGCGTTCGCCATCGAAGCTAAGGCGCGGGCGGACGCCGAGCAGATGGCCAAGAAGGCGGAGGCGTTCCAGCAGTACCAGGACGCCGCCATGGTCGACATGCTGCTGGAGAAGCTGCCCCAG gtggcGGAGGAGATCAGCAAGCCGCTGAGCGCGGTGAAGAAGATCACCATGGTGTCGAGTGGGAGCGAGGGCGTGGGCGCGGCCAAGATGACTGGGGAGGTGCTGGAAATCATGAGCAAACTCCCGGACACTGTGGAGAAACTCACCGGCATCAGCATCTCCCAG GGGGTCCAGAGGCGTCCGTGA